In a genomic window of Thunnus thynnus chromosome 16, fThuThy2.1, whole genome shotgun sequence:
- the vgll2b gene encoding transcription cofactor vestigial-like protein 2b — translation MSCLDVMYPAYGHYAPYAPTAPAFISSLQAPTGLTSTSPHCRDFMDTPRGPEGMSGGPGTGGSTSSSSSSASSSSSYTPAASRPEDGPKEKQEAPEAEYLTSRCVLFTYYQGDISSVVDEHFSRALSSYMDGEGKRRASDQQGTDTTSPSSRRSFPPSFWDSNYTSSQSRSHCETGVPSYSMDPYASGLHPGLAHPHAHPHPHAHPHSHPHPPESWGYPQAQAYGPPRPLHELYSPSALEPHYGPLLMPTVRPPHLPTLPSHYEVSKLEPTASWPSLLPPGDVSQTLALNMDAGLQQHKKGKELYWF, via the exons ATGAGCTGTTTGGATGTTATGTACCCAGCCTATGGACATTACGCACCGTACGCACCGACTGCTCCTGCTTTCATCAGTAGCTTACAG GCTCCCACTGGTCTGACCAGCACTTCTCCTCACTGCCGGGATTTTATGGACACTCCCAGGGGTCCTGAGGGGATGTCTGGGGGCCCAGGCAccggaggatcaacctcctcttcttcttcgtctgcatcttcttcttcctcttacaCGCCTGCAGCTTCACGGCCAGAGGATGGCCCCAAGGAGAAGCAGGAGGCCCCTGAGGCAGAGTACCTGACATCTCGCTGTGTCCTCTTCACCTACTACCAAGGAGACATCAGCAGTGTGGTTGACGAGCACTTCTCGAGGGCCCTCAGCTCCTACATGGATGGAGAGGGCAAACGGCGGGCATCAGACCAACAGGGCACAG ATACCACCTCACCTAGCAGTCGACGAAGTTTCCCTCCATCCTTCTGGGACAGCAATTACACCTCGTCTCAGAGCCGCTCCCACTGTGAGACGGGAGTGCCTTCCTATTCCATGGACCCATACGCGTCAGGGCTACACCCGGGCCTGGCACACCCACATGCTCATCCTCACCCACACGCTCATCCTCACTCCCACCCTCACCCGCCAGAGAGTTGGGGATACCCTCAGGCCCAGGCTTATGGCCCCCCAAGGCCTCTCCATGAACTGTATTCTCCCTCGGCTTTGGAGCCCCACTACGGGCCCCTGCTCATGCCTACGGTGCGGCCACCTCACCTGCCTACTTTGCCAAGCCACTATGAAGTGAGCAAGCTAGAGCCCACTGCCTCCTGGCCCAGCCTGCTTCCCCCAGGGGATGTCAGCCAGACGCTGGCCCTAAACATGGATGCAG GCCTCCAGCAGCACAAGAAAGGCAAGGAGCTGTACTGGTTCTAA
- the ythdf2 gene encoding YTH domain-containing family protein 2 produces MSASSLLEQRPKGQTNKVQNGAVTQKDTLNDDEFEPYLNTQARQSNAYTAMSDSYMPSYYSPSIGFSYSLNEAAWSTGGDPPMPYLASYGQLSNGEPHYLPDAMFGQPGPLGSNPFLGQHGFNFFPSGIDFSAWGNSSSQGQSGTPQSSGYSSSYAYAPSSLGGAMIDGQSPFAPAANEPLNKAPGMNSLDQGMAGLKIGGTAPGGNGDMAPKVVGSGLPGGGPLGPVSSVGPPSMPPVSIAPAKPASWADIASKPAKPQPKLKTKGGMAGANLPPPPIKHNMDIGTWDNKGTMPKAATPQQVPSIPSNGQPPNQASPQTGATAAGNPQMPLSNGQLVPPVSQMGQHQLPPGGQPGMAQMPQSPLSQGPPPPPSQQQQPSQPTRWVPPRNRANGFGDASGSGTGQSPPTSSGVGVVPGVPSEPHPVLEKLRMVNNYNPKDFDWNPKQGRVFIIKSYSEDDIHRSIKYNIWCSTEHGNKRLDAAYRSLGGKGPLYLLFSVNGSGHFCGVAEMRSPVDYNTSAGVWSQDKWKGRFDVRWIFVKDVPNSQLRHIRLENNENKPVTNSRDTQEVPLDKARQVLKIIAGYKHTTSIFDDFSHYEKRQEEEECVKKVEVQGSEPYPSNPSNRSHYRLQERQGRVK; encoded by the exons ATGTCAGCCAGCAGCCTTCTTGAACAG AGACCGAAAGGCCAAACAAATAAAG tgcaAAACGGAGCTGTGACCCAAAAGGATACTTTGAATGACGATGAGTTTGAGCCTTACCTGAATACTCAGGCCAGACAG AGCAATGCCTATACGGCCATGTCGGACTCGTACATGCCCAGCTACTACAGCCCCTCCATAGGATTTTCCTACTCCCTAAACGAGGCAGCATGGTCCACAGGTGGGGACCCTCCTATGCCTTACCTGGCCTCCTATGGACAGCTGAGCAACGGGGAGCCCCACTACCTCCCGGACGCTATGTTTGGCCAGCCAGGCCCCCTGGGGAGCAACCCTTTCCTGGGTCAGCACGGCTTCAACTTCTTCCCCAGTGGCATCGACTTCTCAGCATGGGGTAATAGCAGCTCTCAGGGACAGTCGGGGACACCGCAGAGCTCAGGCTACAGCAGCAGCTATGCCTATGCTCCCAGCTCACTTGGAGGTGCCATGATCGATGGACAGTCCCCATTTGCACCTGCTGCCAACGAGCCCCTTAACAAGGCACCTGGTATGAACAGCCTTGACCAGGGCATGGCAGGGCTTAAGATCGGTGGTACTGCTCCTGGTGGAAATGGGGACATGGCTCCTAAAGTGGTTGGTTCTGGCTTACCTGGTGGGGGTCCCCTTGGCCCTGTATCATCTGTAGGACCCCCTAGCATGCCTCCTGTCTCAATTGCCCCTGCCAAACCTGCCTCCTGGGCAGATATTGCCAGCAAGCCAGCCAAGCCTCAACCGAAGCTGAAAACCAAGGGTGGCATGGCCGGTGCCAATTTGCCTCCTCCGCCCATTAAACACAACATGGACATCGGCACTTGGGACAACAAGGGTACCATGCCTAAAGCTGCCACCCCTCAGCAGGTGCCCTCTATTCCCAGCAATGGGCAGCCACCCAATCAGGCTTCCCCACAGACCGGAGCTACCGCTGCAGGGAACCCACAAATGCCCCTCAGCAATGGACAGCTGGTACCCCCTGTTTCCCAGATGGGGCAGCATCAGCTTCCACCCGGTGGACAGCCAGGTATGGCTCAGATGCCCCAGTCTCCTCTCTCCCAgggtcctcctcctcccccaagCCAACAACAGCAACCCTCTCAACCTACTCGCTGGGTCCCTCCACGGAATCGGGCCAATGGATTTGGGGATGCCAGTGGGAGTGGTACAGGCCAGTCGCCTCCCACCTCCTCTGGTGTGGGCGTGGTTCCTGGAGTCCCTTCTGAGCCTCACCCAGTCTTAGAGAAGTTGCGTATGGTCAACAATTATAACCCCAAGGACTTTGACTGGAATCCCAAGCAGGGCCGGGTGTTTATCATCAAGAGCTACTCAGAGGATGACATCCACCGCTCCATCAAGTATAACATCTGGTGCAGCACGGAGCATGGCAACAAGAGGCTTGATGCGGCGTACCGTTCGTTGGGTGGCAAAGGGCCGCTTTATCTTCTGTTCAGTGTAAATGGAAGTGGGCACTTCTGTGGCGTAGCAGAGATGCGCTCGCCCGTGGACTATAACACGTCTGCTGGCGTGTGGTCGCAGGACAAGTGGAAGGGTCGTTTTGATGTGCGCTGGATCTTTGTAAAGGACGTTCCCAACAGTCAGCTGAGACACATTCGACTGGAGAACAACGAAAACAAGCCAGTGACCAACTCTCGGGACACACAAGAGGTGCCACTGGACAAGGCCAGACAGGTGCTAAAGATCATCGCTGGATATAAACACACCACTTCCATCTTCGATGACTTTTCTCACTACGAGAAGCgtcaggaggaggaagagtgtgTGAAAAAG GTGGAGGTCCAAGGCAGTGAGCCATATCCCAGCAACCCAAGCAACAGGAGTCATTACAGGCTTCAG GAGCGCCAAGGACGAGTCAAGTAA